In one Scomber japonicus isolate fScoJap1 chromosome 6, fScoJap1.pri, whole genome shotgun sequence genomic region, the following are encoded:
- the LOC128359852 gene encoding galectin-6-like: MTFVAPPGYQPIYSPQIPYRGPIYGGLRNGTSIYIQGSIPDDITRFFINLLCGESESSDVALHFNPRFDGWDKVVFNTFENGEWQSEEKIRDMPFCKGEPFEMVIMATPQGYTIKVKGNDFHTFQHRIPMERVCAMQIAGDVSIQTINIIGGGMEGGMGGGMGGCMGGGMGGGMGGGMGGGMGGGMGGGMGGGMAGGYPGGGMGGGYPGGMGGGMGGGGMGGEMGGGFPGSNLPGMGAQPVYNPPIPYANMIPGGIYPKRTIIIRGMVPYGADSMCINFVVSRSRDIAFHMNPRVRDGCVVRNSSIGGNWGQEERELGMCPFMEGQYFDMSIRCGNQRFKVFVNGQHMFDFFHRLRSFNEIDMLEIEGDIQISYIHF, translated from the exons TCTACATCCAGGGGTCCATTCCTGATGATATTACCAG GTTCTTCATCAACCTGCTATGTGGAGAGTCTGAGTCCAGCGACGTTGCCCTCCACTTCAACCCTCGCTTTGATGGCTGGGACAAAGTGGTCTTCAACACTTTCGAGAATGGAGAATGGCAGTCAGAGGAGAAGATTCGTGATATGCCTTTCTGCAAGGGCGAACCCTTTGAAATGGTCATCATGGCCACCCCACAGGGCTACACG ATCAAAGTCAAGGGGAATGACTTCCACACCTTCCAACACCGTATCCCGATGGAGAGGGTGTGTGCAATGCAGATCGCAGGAGACGTTTCCATCCAGACGATTAATATCATAGGG GGTGGAATGGAAGGAGGCATGGGCGGAGGAATGGGAGGATGCATGGGCGGAGGAATGGGAGGAGGCATGGGCGGAGGAATGGGAGGAGGCATgggaggaggaatgggaggaggCATGGGAGGAGGCATGGCG GGAGGATACCCAGGTGGTGGAATGGGG GGAGGATATCCAGGTGGCATGGGAGGCGGTATGGGCGGAGGTGGTATGGGAGGAGAAATGGGA GGAGGATTCCCAGGATCAAACCTGCCG GGTATGGGTGCACAGCCAGTCTACAACCCT CCAATCCCCTACGCCAACATGATTCCAGGAGGGATATACCCTAAGAggaccatcatcatcagaggCATGGTGCCCTATGGAGCagacag CATGTGCATCAACTTTGTGGTCAGCCGATCTCGGGACATTGCCTTCCACATGAACCCCAGAGTGAGGGATGGGTGTGTGGTGAGAAACAGCAGTATTGGAGGTAACTGGGGTCAGGAGGAAAGAGAGCTTGGCATGTGCCCCTTCATGGAGGGACAGTACTTTGAT ATGTCAATTCGCTGTGGGAACCAGAGATTCAAGGTCTTTGTGAACGGGCAGCACATGTTCGATTTCTTCCACCGCTTGCGATCCTTTAATGAGATTGATATGCTGGAGATTGAAGGCGACATACAGATCTCCTACATTCACTTCTGA